GGTTTCATTTATTGTATTTTGTCGAGGAGTTTTATTTGTTCATGGTGTCATGGTTGATTCGTTGTTCCTTCCCGTATTAGGCCCTGATGAACAAAGGCTTTTGGAAGCCTCCATGGCCTATGTGTCTGGCAACCCCATCATGACAGATGCCGAATTCGATGATCTAAAGCTCAGGTTAAAGGTTGGTTCTTGTCATCTAGATTTTTCTAATGTTGCAATTTAAGTATAAGTATTGCTCATCAAAGCATATGATCAAATTGCTATGAACGCTATTCATGCAAATTTTCAACCCAACTTTGGGAACCAAATACTAGCTTGTAAAAGTAGCAACCAAGAATTCTGAAGCGAGAAAgtgtgttttactttattttcatACACTAAGACACTATACCCAGATATAAGTGGCTTCCAGTATATGTTCTAAACATGGTTCTAGGCTATATTAGTATTCTTGTTTGTAATATTTATATGTTATATAGCTTTAGTTCCACTTCGGATacccaaataaaaaaatatacAGATGAACCAACATACTTTAGCAGCCATGTTATATCCTAAAAATTTACTTGGTTTTTCTCGATATATTTCCTTGCCTAGAAAGAAGGAAGTGATATCGTACAGGAAGGACCAAGATGCAGCTTACGCAGTCGAAAGGTAGGTATCCTCTCATTGATTGCTACTTTACTAGTTCCCTCATTGTAATTTCCGTGTATTCATACATTGTTCTATTGGAGTGTAAAAGAATACTTCTGCTGTGCTCTATTTTCTTTGCTACTCATCATAGACTAATAGTATATCTATGGTTACAGTAGCAATTATCTGTTATTTTCTTTTGTGGCATTGATCTTTATTCGGAAGTAAAAGCATGCATATACAATTTCATAAGGTTGTATTTGTTTTATATGTAGTTAAGGTTGTTGCTGAACTTCCTTAGCTTTGCTAATATATAAACTGCACATGAGTGGAAATAGGCTCAGCTATGTCTATTTAGGTGTATTTCCCGTAATCACTGCCGAAATGTTTTACAATCACATTTTTTTTAAGTTTGAGACATTATCCGGTCTCTCCAACTGGTTCAAGTCAAATAAGAAGAATATACTAATAAACAACACCACCAAACCATTTCAAGTTCAATTAATAATGCTACAATGATTTCCAGCTTTGAGAACTACTTTCTAGAGAGATGATTCTTATGAGAAAATGTAACTTGTATTTCCATGGTACCATAGCCTAGTATCCGAGAAAACAATCTTAACCATATTCCATGAGGACATATGCCAGTTTATATAAGGGTGTGTCTATGTctaagttgactgagattttcttaagtctcagtcaactcagaaaagtgcaactgcagttcaaagaaaagtgcaactcggtccagttgcacatttctggcagaaaagtgcaattgcacttttttaacagaaaagtgcaactcaagtaCTTTTTgcaagtgacttagacttaagaaaatctcagagacatagcaaaaccgtttaTATAAACATACAAGTGTAGCACATATGCAGGAAACCTCCTATGCAATGAAATAATACAGATTAATCTTATACATTTTGGAAAGCTAATGCGAAACTGCTTAATAAAAATATGCTGACCAAAATATGCAATATTCTGCAGGTGTACAGTGACTTGACGGTGGACTACTTCAAGATGTTCCTGCTAAATGTTCCAGCAGCTGTTGTAGCTCTTACCATGTGAGTGTTATAGGGAAATGGTCATATGGCACATCATCAAACAGATTTATTTGAATCGTCCCTGGTTTTGGCTGTACTAGTTATCATCACTACACCATTTTAGAGTGTTTAATCTACATTTTTTCTTTGCAGATTCTTCTTCCTGGATGATTTGACGGGGTTCGAAATCACATATCTCCTCGAGGTTAGGTGTTCTCTCAACCAACAATAACCCAATATGTAATGCCAATAGTTCATATAGCTTGTTAAATCTTTTGAAAAAAAGTTGTATAAATAAATATGAATAAAAGAATAACGACAGTTCTAGAAAATATGACAACTCATATAAAAATAGTGAAACTTTTTGCCCTTTATACATAATATATAAATGTCAGAATAATGGTAATTTTGGAGATACGAGAATAACCCATCTCACCATACtgtaacttttattttgtatgCAAAACTTAACTTTTGTATCATCATTCCTAATATAAATGGAGTGGTTGCTGAATTATTCCACTTAATTTTGATCATTGGTTCTTGTTCTGTGCATAGAAGAATATGAAAATCGAAATTAGAAGAATGTAAACTAGTTCAGTAAGTATGTGGTATATTCATAATGTTAGATCTTTCTTACACTAATTTATTTTCGAACAAAGAACTACGGTAATATTTGCTTCAAAATACTAAAATCTCCTGTCAGTGTCAGATTTGAATTTGAGGGTGCGCTGACACAAAAAAAAAGGTTCTGCTCATCTAGAGACTAGATTCATGTCGGCATCTCACTTTCATAACATTTCTTTTTAAAATTGCATTCCGAGCATCAATGTAATACAAGGAATGTTATAATATACTAACTCTGCTTTATGAATGTGCAGCTGCCAGAACCTTTCAGTTTCATCTTCACATGGTTTGCTGCACTCCCTCTGATATTTTGGATAGCACAAGCAATTACTAATGCCATAATAAAGGACTTCTTAATTTTGAAGGTATTTTTCTCGTGTCTATCAGGCCTTACAAATGATTAACTGGACTGCAAACTGATGAATCTTTAATGATATTCAGGGACCATGTCCAAATTGTGGCAATGAAAATCTTTCTTTCTATGGGACTATACTGTCAATACCTAGTGGTGGTGCCAAAAACAAAGTGAAATGTGCAAAGTATGCATCTGACTCTTATTCTTATTTATAGAAGCCACATGTGAATCATATACGATTTTGAGCTTATAGTGTATTTGCTATTTCTGTTTATCAGTTGTGGTACTGCATTGGAATATGATGCTGGATCCCGGTTGATTACACTTCCAGAGGCGTAACTGAATGTGACATGTAGCCAGGTGAGCCACTATCACCTATACATGTTCtgtagccaaaaaaaaaaaaatctgcatATGATTTTCTTATCTCATCCGTTGGAGAAGGAATATAACTACAAAAATGCTGGACCAGTGTTCTTTGGTCATGCCAGCATGGATACGTGGGAAATATCGtgtaccatattttttgaaatatgGAATGCTAACAATATGATTCTTGGCAGTTCTCACTAGCAGGAGAGAGGAGCTGCAGCGTAGCAATCCTGTGGCCTGCCATGGAGAGCAATTTCAGCCTTGAAACTTGGTCATAATCGTGCAGTGATGTAAAAAATTATGTCGGCTCTGTTTGTACTACTATGTGATTTTCTTCTGTGCTGATCATACAGTTAGAGATGCATCCACAGAATGTACAGAAACTTGTATAGTCTCCATTCTACATGTACTAGAACTGTAGTATATTCAGAGCATGATTGTCCAGAGAACTGCTGCTGTTTTATGCTAAGTTTTACTGTAAAAATAATTTTGGCACTGAATGGTTTGGTACATAAAGTAAATAGTTTCGCAAGTGCTGGtcaatccaagcagcatcaactcTAGCAGTTACAGTAAAACACAAGTTTCTCCGAAATGCTGAATggaaatactccctccgatccaaattaattgactccactttgttagatatggatatatctaaTCAACAAACGCATCTAGGTACATATGTATCTAGATAAAATAGGGTCAACTAATTTGATCGGAGAAGTACCTTTTTTCGCtaggtatgtaagtatttgtgtaAAAGAGAAGTGCAAAGAGAGCATTGAGCCATCCTCTGCAATGATGCATGAGTTCTGAATTTATGAGCATGGTGCACATTCCGAACACTGGAGTAGGGAACCCATGTACCTCCAAGCTAGTCGGATACTATGTCCTAGCATGTGAGAAATATTCCGCCTGGTTGGTCGGGTAGCATTCTGAAAGTGCATTGTTTGATTAAAACAAGGCAATTAGTGGACTAACGTATTTACAAAAAAAATTAAGTTTAGTCTATCCTGAATTCTTTCCGGCGGCCGCGTGCCAAATCAATGTTCTGGGCGGACGCAACACCACGCGATAGCTCCATGCGTCCAGCTGTCACATAAATGGTAGGCTAGCTCATATTATGTGTTGTTTTTTAAGAAGCTGTAAATCGTGCGGCGAAATTATAATCCGTTTTCACTTCTTGAATCCCCAcgacgagagcttcgaaactagaccacattttcatatgttttGACGAATTTTTTAAATAGCAACTTTGATGTGCGACCGAGCAACTTTGTTGTGTAGTAAAACAACTTTCGTGTGCCGCAAAGCAACTTTTGTGTGCAACGAACATGTACATTTTTTGGTACATGAAAGCACACAACTTTGGTGCTCGACAACAATTTTGGTGTCCATTGGAGCAATTTCAATGTGTAACGAGTGGTGCCCGACGACATAATTTTGATGCCAACATAGCAATTTTCGTGCCCGGGGACACAACTTTGGTGCCAACACAGGAACTATCATGCGCGAACGAGCAACTTTGGCGCCCGAACGAGCAATTTTAGTGTCCTGAGCAACTTTGGTACTCGACAGAGCAAATTTGGTTTGTGACGGCCCAATTTTGGCATCCATCGAAGCAACTTTGGTGCCCACCGAATAAATTTTGATGGATGGCTGAGCAACTTTGGTGTCCAGCGATGCAACTTTCGTTGTGAATGTAGATTTACGTTGTGCAGCAAAGTTGCTTCGCCCCACACTAAAGTTGCATCGTCTCGCATTATAATTGCTTTGTCGCACGTAGAAGTTGCCTTAGAAAAAACTTTATCAAAATACATAGaaatgagatctagttttgaagagctcACCGCAAGTAATTCAAAAGTGAAAGCGGATCCTAATTTCGATATCTGGTGCAAAAGTTATatgatttttaatattttgaaaagGAAAATTAATGTGCATGCAGTCATTGTTGAAGCGGTGTTGATTTTCCTTTTCTGTCAGGCTAATTACTTCCTAAACTGGTGGACGCTTGGGCAGGGAACTTGAGGCTAATTCCTTTTTTGGGTTGACCGCTCAGATGGACTACCGAGCATGCGGCCGCCCGCTAGACCGACCCTTAGTCTATTCATGTGTTTGCGGTATTCTCAACTTAGATCTTTTATTTTTGCAATCTACTTTTTGACAAGTTCATATTGGATGTTTACAGGCAACAAATGtattttttgataaaattgacaaCTTCATGAGAGCGGACAAATTGAGGCAAGCTTCAAGAAGACCTTTATTTTGAAAAAATCGGAAATCATATTTACATTTGTCAGAATAATCTGAAAAAAAAGGTCCGGATGTAGTCAGTGATACGTCCTACAAATGTGAAAAATCTCAATAAGAAATTATTTGTcttctaggctacacaaaaatgataaagtCTAATAAGGAAATGCTCATTGTCAGTTTGTCAGTACGCTCGGATTTCATTTTTCACCCGTGCAGTGCAAACTACAATACGCGGGAGGAACTCAGTGTGTTGAGATTGAGATAAAGAATTTCGACCGATTTTGTTCATCCAAATAAATCTAGTTACAAGAAGAAAAAAAACATGGAATTCAGCAGTACAAAGATAGTGCAGTGCTCTAATTGTTGCCGTCAGCAATGTCCAGGACTGGTGCAGTTGGTGCTGTTGCCTTGTACTTGTACCAGTTTGCTATAAAGAGGTAGACCACGAAGTTGATTGCGCTGAGCACGGCGAGCAGCCAGAAGAAGTAGTCGAGGTGCCCCCTGTTGAGGTTATCCGGGATCCAGCCCAGGCCGCCGTTCCTGGTGGAGATGGCCGTCACGATGACGACGAGCAGCGTGCTGAGGTAGTTGCCCAGCGCATTGGTCGTGAGCGAGAGCGCCGCACCCATGCTCCTCATGGCGTCCGGCGACTGGTCGTAGAAGAACTCAATCTGGCCGACGAAGGTGAACACCTCCGCAGCGCCGACGATGAAGTACTGCGGCACCTGCCAGAAGATGGAAATCGGCAGGAAGTCCTTGGAGTCGAGCATGCCGTGGGTGGCAGCGACGCGGAGCCTGACGACCTCGAGCACCCCGGCGGCGACCatggagaagatggagatgacgAGGCCGATGCCCATACGCTGGAGCTGCGTGAAACCTCGAGGGTGGCCGGTGATGCGGCGCACCGCGGGGACGATGACGCGGTCGTAGGCGAGCGCCCAGACGATGACGGCGATGGTGTCGAAGATCGAGAGGGAGGCGGCGGGGATCTTGAAGGAGGGGCCCATGCGCGGGTCGAGCGTGTTGCCCTGGAGCACGAACATGGTGGTCATCTGGCTGTACACGGCCGACATCACGATGCCTGTCGCCCACACCGGAAGCAGCCGCACCATGCTCTTGAGCTCCTCCACCTGCGTCACCGTGCACAGCCTCCAGGGGTCAGGGTTTACCATGGAGTCGTCGCCTGTCACCACCGCCGCCCTGTCCAGGCACCTCAGATGCTCCGTGTGCTCCAGCCTCCTGCTGCCCTCGATGGCGGCCTTGCCGTCCGCCGACGCCACCTCGTGCAGCAGGGACGCGTCGGCGGGCAGTGGTACGCGCGACTTCCTGCAGGCGGCGACAGCGACCTGGAGCATCCTCGTGAGCGGGCTGCCCCCGGGCTTCTGGTACCTGTAAAGCTTGCTCCCCAAGAGGAAACTGACGACGGCGACGGCCATGGCTGCGGCGGGGACGCCGAAGCCCCAGCCCCAGCCGACGTTCATCTGGAGCCAGACGAGCACCGAGGAGGCGACGAGGGCGCCCACGTTGATGGACATGTAGAACCAGTTGAAGAAGGAGCTCTTGCTCCGCATCTCGCGCGGGTCGGCGTCGTCGAACTGGTCGGCGCCGAAGGAGGACACGCAGGGCTTGATCCCGCCGGTGCCGACGGCGATGAGATAGAGCGCGGCGAAGAAGGCGGCGTTCTGCCCCTTGGTCGGGTGGCAGTCGGCGCACTCGGGCGGCTTCATGCCGGGCACGGCGGCGCTCATGGTGAGGAGCACGAGGCCGGCGATGTAGAGCGTCATGAAGGCGGCGATGGTGCGGAACCTGCCGAGGTAGGAGTCGGCGATGAAGGCGCCGAGGAGGGGCATGACGTAGCAGGTGCCGGACCAGTTGTTGacgttggtggcggcggcggcgttgccCTGGTGGAGGCGGTCGATCATGTAGTTGACGAGATTGGAGCTCATACCGTAGTAGGCCAGCCGCTCGCAGCACTCGTTGGCCAGGATGAAGGGGCACGCCCTCCAGCCCCCAGTCTTGCTCCTCACCGCCGGCTTGCCGGAGAGATCAGTCGTCCCGTCCATGGTCGTCGCGCCGTCTCCATCGCCCGCCGCCATGGCTGATGAGATTGAGATCTATGCGAACAATGACCTAGCTAGATCAGGGGGGCACATAATCCTTGCACATACATCCTGATTGATATAGGCGGCAGACCGTTCGACACGACACGTATCGGAATCAGTATCTGTAATTCCGTATCCTAACCATAATGCGGTCTAGGTGGCTCGCTAATTCGAATCGGTATCTAGTTCCGCTTAGAGGGCCTAATATTGACGGCCCAAAACATATAGAGATTTCGGTGCTCCCTCCGTCCTTATTTGTATTTTGTTATTATTACTCTTAATAAATTTTGGATTTATTCGAGGATCACGAAAGATATGGTTCACTTATGGAAAGTGATATTGAGCAATCAAACAATAAAAACCCTTAATGTTGTTAGCTGTATCCTCTTTATTTACGTGAGAACATGTAAAGTAGGTGTGTCAAACGGTGTGTTTCCTTTCACGGCCGTGCTGCTGGGCGGTCACTTGATCTGGGCTGAAAATTAGGTTGCATTTTCTGCCACTCGATCATCATCCGACGGCTAGGATAAGTCAACACTGTTTTCCATTCCACACCTCATTTTTCACGAAATCAACCCACGGTTCCAACCTTCTCCATACAACCTGAAAGGGTATATCCCTTTAGCCCTAAACTTGCAGCAATGCATATGCCATCTTGGTGATTTAAAGCAGTGCAACAAAAATCCTCACCTTGTCACAATTTTTTTATTACAACAAAAGCATCACAACATTTTAGAAAAAAGGTAATGTTACATAAAAAACAAGggtcaaataacaattttttcgCTGCAGGTTgatttacaacaaaaatcactAACAAATTTAATAAAAACCACAAACCATTACAATAGAAAATTAATTTTAGAAATGAAAGAGTCGTTAACAACATTTTGGTTTCCTACAAATTGGTTGATAACAAAAATCAACAACTACTTTaataaaaaagacaaaacttttacaacaaaacAATAATGTATTTGCTGCATTTTGAAGAGAATTCAATAGTCGAAAAAATCAAGGACACTAGTAACCTATAGAGAACCTTTGTAACATCTGGCGTCTGCGTTTCAATAGAACTCATACATTTTTTACATTTTAAAATGTATGCAACATCGATTGGAGGAAACATAAACTCATGAAAAAAACCTATGTAACATTGCAACACCTTGTTTGTGCTTTCAGTGCAAATTTCATACTCATTTGTTACAAAACTAACTAAAGTATACAACATTAAAAAAACACGGGGAACTTGTCCACAGGAAACAGATCTTGCTATTCAGCTTCGTCGACCACGAATCAGGCTCACCGGAGCCCTATCGGCGCTAGAGAAGACAAATACGTTCACCCTTTCATCTCTTTGGACTCTAGAGATTTTAGAGCTTCCATAGGAAACAGGCACCGGTGAAACAGACCATTGTTCAGCTTGACTTTTAGAGATTTTCCATGGAGGGAGGCAATAAAGGCGGCAAGGCAGTAGCCCCCACGACCAGATTGCAGCAGCAATGCAAGGACTCCGGTGAAAAGTATGAGATATGCAGGAAGTAGTCACGAGTTATAGGGACGACTGGTCTTTTTGACGCAATCAGCCGACTGATAATACTAAGaggccgtctccccgacgaggcccccggcaGCCGTTTCTTACATTCGGACGGCGTTATTCGGCCCAGCCGCGCCCCCGACTCCTCGTTTTCACCCGGATTTGGCCTTTAATCcatccggagagcccaggccatccccggccccccggggtgcactcggggactccggacgagagaaaagcggggacaggcccgctctgtcggcgagagaacacacgaaccccaccactTTGTCGACGCAAATCCCCCCTCCCCTCCCGTTGCTctatcgccgccggcaccacccctcgcCAATCCGCGGGCCGGTTGCTTGAACTCCGTCGTTCCTCCACCCAACAGCCTATATTTCGCCGCCCGTCGTGCCCTCTGCCTATTTTCCGCCGTCGGGCAGCTCCGTCGCTCCTCGTCGACACACCCGGCAGGTGTTCGTCCCATTGCCTGGCTGGACAtggactccgacgaggaggaggagcagatgttcgccgagctttttgaagaagaaatggcagccgccatccaagacgaggagcacatgctGACCCTAGCTTGCCTGTCCGGCTTGTACGCCGAGTCGGCCATTGGTCGTCGTGGTGGGttggcaccaggtcgccggaagtgcaagccaagGCAGCGGGCTGCCGCATgatctacgccgactacttcaccgatgatccattgcacggtgaggctatttttaggcgtcgtttcaggatgagccggaagctcttcctgaaaattatgtatgcccttcgagagtatgactcctatttcagatgcaagttggattgcaccggcatggcagggttttccgccctccaaaagtgcacggtggctatgcggattgatgtagccccggtcaccgacgtcgctacaccaagaccaacaagtcccccaagtggaccgatgacacgagcccgagtcaaagctctacatgatgaggtgaactcgctcctcaccaccattgatcttggtacccctttggatggattgctacctcatgccgacgtgctatgtgtcattaggtacaaggcgcatcaagaccccggagaggaggacaagccaaggtcaagggatggagagaagcaactggacatggagatgatcatgaagccgaagacgacgtcgcacgaagcgctccaaggaagagacggacgctggccggtccaggacccggtcagaccggacctacaaccggatgccccggtcataggcccggtcgaccgggcgcaaaccgggccagctccctcgtaccggacgacgaccggacccaagaccggattcttcgcagattcccggtttgcgcccggtcgaccggatccatgaccggacagcccggtcacaggcccggtcagaccggactcaaaccggatctgacgggaatgccccaccaaactgccttaacttatccattcgcgtacctgttcgcccttgctggccatgtgtgcctatataagtagctggaacccctcattagctctttagacttgttttgaactcaaacctacctttgagcttagtctcccttgggtatcatccctctgtaatcaaggccatccttgttgttgatttggatattgttgagtgagattctagtacaagttactctctctctctcaccaatctcttttctccaacaccaatctctctccgggaattctgccgcgtgcctcttcctcggagattctattggcgtggtccctcgagccacgggggtaagtatcgggtgtatcgggttggtgtgcgtgcgtgagtctcggagttcctcgtgttcgtcgtgttcttcgtgttcctcgcgttttcccatctcccctcttggtttcgaagtcaatccgcgagatcgggccacacacggggtcttagacctcatcatatggtatcagcagctcttggttaccgcggatttgaccttccacccactcgattttgttcctagaaaattttccaaaaaatccccaaaaatagccccaaattgcctcttgaccgatctgtgatttggttgcgttttgagtggttttggtccgtggatctggtgttgttgtgcttgatctactatttccccaactttgagcctccgattccatcgtttcccttcgttttggtcgatttggttttggtttggggaagaacaggagagagaaagctccaaatcgtgaaaTCCGGTTtcggacccggtcaaccgggccacagaccggacgagccagcacagaacccggtcgaccgggcggcaaccgggcaggccggtccaggatccggtccaaccgggccccagaccgggcgcctcttcgcgccctccttcgacctcgacttccggcgatctccaccaccaccaccaccaccaccaccatcgcaggtataacttgcagcttcaaccttgtaacccctcttccttttgcgatctatcccatcgagcattgcttgtctagtgttgcgagacattgcacgtggccccgcattgtgaggtgtgtgtgtcgcgttgagtaaggcacccaagcaaacactcgtgtggcaagatagcaaaagcaaggctaacgctaacatagtgcgtgaaaaagccccaaaaacacaaaaagagtgcgagtagcaccatacatccatacatccatacatccatacgtccatacatacaaaagtgtccacgtgccaccaaagatacaaacgagtgcaagtgccaccatatacaaaagagaaaaagcttttaagcaaagagagataagagaagagaggccgcgtgtgaatcttgttgtctcttcctttgcaaccgaagctttggctctccttgtgttagtgtgacaccgagcacttatacatacacttttccgctcacttttggttgcactaaccccgcttatctcgtgtgtgtgttccacaactttttccgtgtttatagtgatcttcacattgacatttggatttttggtcctcacccacttttaacaacatactcgatcttggatttgtcttttggctttccacaacactcgcctaacaccatatttgctagcttttgcgtgtggttttgcgtgtgttcccgatacacttgatcttgctttcggtttggtggattgcctcaatactatcttaccttggtaagagtgcgaggtagtctccttccactaacatacacaacatagttcttgtctttccatcatggataggaacggagataccaatagggatgaagagatcctccgcaacaccgagaggttggctactcaacacaacctatggacgcaacgacaagagttcaaggagcaactctccctcttcgagacgcgcatcgatgagcaatacgatgaggtggctcacaacttctccaccgtgaaccaagacttggctcttcttcgtgaagctacggacaacttgaatggccaaatggcggccaatgatgccaacatggagcggcgcatggatagcctcgagcgcgccat
This region of Lolium perenne isolate Kyuss_39 chromosome 2, Kyuss_2.0, whole genome shotgun sequence genomic DNA includes:
- the LOC127334176 gene encoding PGR5-like protein 1A, chloroplastic, which codes for MASDARLALPARLPSLLLRPMLRAPCATASTSPRCRTLTVARPCTPVPGRGWSRLRPRAAEAEPQGRVQRGDDVVDSNVLPYCSIDGKVKKSIGEMEQEFLQALQSFYYDKTAIMSNEEFDNLKEELMWEGSSVVMLSPDEQRLLEASMAYVSGNPIMTDAEFDDLKLRLKKEGSDIVQEGPRCSLRSRKVYSDLTVDYFKMFLLNVPAAVVALTIFFFLDDLTGFEITYLLELPEPFSFIFTWFAALPLIFWIAQAITNAIIKDFLILKGPCPNCGNENLSFYGTILSIPSGGAKNKVKCANCGTALEYDAGSRLITLPEA
- the LOC127330317 gene encoding protein NRT1/ PTR FAMILY 8.2-like — its product is MAAGDGDGATTMDGTTDLSGKPAVRSKTGGWRACPFILANECCERLAYYGMSSNLVNYMIDRLHQGNAAAATNVNNWSGTCYVMPLLGAFIADSYLGRFRTIAAFMTLYIAGLVLLTMSAAVPGMKPPECADCHPTKGQNAAFFAALYLIAVGTGGIKPCVSSFGADQFDDADPREMRSKSSFFNWFYMSINVGALVASSVLVWLQMNVGWGWGFGVPAAAMAVAVVSFLLGSKLYRYQKPGGSPLTRMLQVAVAACRKSRVPLPADASLLHEVASADGKAAIEGSRRLEHTEHLRCLDRAAVVTGDDSMVNPDPWRLCTVTQVEELKSMVRLLPVWATGIVMSAVYSQMTTMFVLQGNTLDPRMGPSFKIPAASLSIFDTIAVIVWALAYDRVIVPAVRRITGHPRGFTQLQRMGIGLVISIFSMVAAGVLEVVRLRVAATHGMLDSKDFLPISIFWQVPQYFIVGAAEVFTFVGQIEFFYDQSPDAMRSMGAALSLTTNALGNYLSTLLVVIVTAISTRNGGLGWIPDNLNRGHLDYFFWLLAVLSAINFVVYLFIANWYKYKATAPTAPVLDIADGNN